In the Sarcophilus harrisii chromosome 3, mSarHar1.11, whole genome shotgun sequence genome, one interval contains:
- the SMAP2 gene encoding stromal membrane-associated protein 2 isoform X2 → MQEMGNGKANRLYEAYLPENFRRPQTDPAVEGFIRDKYEKKKYMDRSLDINAFRKEKDDKWKKSSEPTQEKKVEPVIFEKVKMPQKKEDLQLPRKSSPKAIEPVMDLLGLDAPVASYSIANSKTSNTLEKDLDLLASVPSSSLSDSRKVVGSMPTAGNASSVPENLNLFPEPGSKVEDSGKKQLSKDSILSLYGSQTPQMPAQAMFMAPAQMAYPAAYPSFPGVPPTGTMMGGMMPPPVGMLAQPAAAGMVAPVAIPPGYVGGVQAAVMGVPNGMMAAQQAGYVTGMAAMPQTMYGIPPAQQLQWNLAQMTQQMAGMNFYGTNGMMSYGQSMGGGNGQAANQTLSTQMWK, encoded by the exons ATGCAAGAGATGGGGAATGGGAAGGCCAACCGACTGTATGAGGCCTACCTACCTGAAAACTTCCGGCGACCTCAAACAGACCC AGCTGTAGAAGGATTTATCAGAGATAAATACGAGAAGAAGAAGTACATGGACCGAAGCCTGGACATCAATGCATTTAGG aaagaaaaagatgacaaGTGGAAAAAGAGCAGTGAGCCAACTCAAGAAAAGAAAGTGGAGCCTGTGATTTTTGAGAAAGTCAAGATG cCTCAGAAGAAGGAAGATCTGCAGCTACCTCGAAAAAGCTCCCCCAAAGCAATTGAGCCTGTAATGGATTTGTTGGGCCTTG ATGCTCCTGTGGCCTCCTACAGCATTGCAAACAGCAAGACCAGTAACACTCTAGAAAAGGACCTAGATCTCTTGGCCTCAGTTCCATCATCTTCTCTCTCGGACTCCAGAAAA GTTGTAGGATCCATGCCAACCGCAGGGAATGCCAGCTCTGTTCCTGAAAATCTGAACCTGTTTCCTGAACCAGGGAGCAAAGTAGAAGATTCAGGCAAGAAACAGCTCTCTAAAGACTCCATCCTCTCACTTTATGGATCACAAACTCCTCAGATGCCTGCTCAAG CGATGTTCATGGCTCCAGCTCAGATGGCCTATCCTGCAGCCTACCCCAGTTTTCCTGGTGTCCCTCCTACTGGTACCATGATGGGGGGGATGATGCCCCCGCCAGTGGGCATGCTGGCCCAACCTGCAGCTGCTGGGATGGTGGCCCCTGTAGCCATTCCACCAGGCTACGTAGGCGGCGTGCAAGCTGCAGTGATGGGCGTCCCCAATGGCATGATGGCTGCCCAGCAGGCTGGCTACGTCACAGGCATGGCGGCCATGCCCCAGACAATGTATGGCATCCCACCAGCACAGCAACTGCAGTGGAACTTGGCTCAG aTGACCCAGCAGATGGCCGGAATGAACTTCTATGGCACCAATGGCATGATGAGCTATGGACAGTCGATGGGCGGTGGGAATGGCCAGGCAGCCAATCAGACGCTCAGTACTCAGATGTGGAAATAA
- the SMAP2 gene encoding stromal membrane-associated protein 2 isoform X1, whose protein sequence is MTGKSVRDVDRYQAVLASLLLEEENKFCADCQAKGPRWASWNIGVFICIRCAGIHRNLGVHISRVKSVNLDQWTQEQIQCMQEMGNGKANRLYEAYLPENFRRPQTDPAVEGFIRDKYEKKKYMDRSLDINAFRKEKDDKWKKSSEPTQEKKVEPVIFEKVKMPQKKEDLQLPRKSSPKAIEPVMDLLGLDAPVASYSIANSKTSNTLEKDLDLLASVPSSSLSDSRKVVGSMPTAGNASSVPENLNLFPEPGSKVEDSGKKQLSKDSILSLYGSQTPQMPAQAMFMAPAQMAYPAAYPSFPGVPPTGTMMGGMMPPPVGMLAQPAAAGMVAPVAIPPGYVGGVQAAVMGVPNGMMAAQQAGYVTGMAAMPQTMYGIPPAQQLQWNLAQMTQQMAGMNFYGTNGMMSYGQSMGGGNGQAANQTLSTQMWK, encoded by the exons GACCACGATGGGCCTCCTGGAACATTGGTGTATTCATCTGTATCCGATGTGCAGGAATTCACAGGAACCTCGGTGTGCACATTTCCAGGGTGAAGTCAGTCAACCTAGACCAGTGGACACAAGAGCAGATTCAG TGCATGCAAGAGATGGGGAATGGGAAGGCCAACCGACTGTATGAGGCCTACCTACCTGAAAACTTCCGGCGACCTCAAACAGACCC AGCTGTAGAAGGATTTATCAGAGATAAATACGAGAAGAAGAAGTACATGGACCGAAGCCTGGACATCAATGCATTTAGG aaagaaaaagatgacaaGTGGAAAAAGAGCAGTGAGCCAACTCAAGAAAAGAAAGTGGAGCCTGTGATTTTTGAGAAAGTCAAGATG cCTCAGAAGAAGGAAGATCTGCAGCTACCTCGAAAAAGCTCCCCCAAAGCAATTGAGCCTGTAATGGATTTGTTGGGCCTTG ATGCTCCTGTGGCCTCCTACAGCATTGCAAACAGCAAGACCAGTAACACTCTAGAAAAGGACCTAGATCTCTTGGCCTCAGTTCCATCATCTTCTCTCTCGGACTCCAGAAAA GTTGTAGGATCCATGCCAACCGCAGGGAATGCCAGCTCTGTTCCTGAAAATCTGAACCTGTTTCCTGAACCAGGGAGCAAAGTAGAAGATTCAGGCAAGAAACAGCTCTCTAAAGACTCCATCCTCTCACTTTATGGATCACAAACTCCTCAGATGCCTGCTCAAG CGATGTTCATGGCTCCAGCTCAGATGGCCTATCCTGCAGCCTACCCCAGTTTTCCTGGTGTCCCTCCTACTGGTACCATGATGGGGGGGATGATGCCCCCGCCAGTGGGCATGCTGGCCCAACCTGCAGCTGCTGGGATGGTGGCCCCTGTAGCCATTCCACCAGGCTACGTAGGCGGCGTGCAAGCTGCAGTGATGGGCGTCCCCAATGGCATGATGGCTGCCCAGCAGGCTGGCTACGTCACAGGCATGGCGGCCATGCCCCAGACAATGTATGGCATCCCACCAGCACAGCAACTGCAGTGGAACTTGGCTCAG aTGACCCAGCAGATGGCCGGAATGAACTTCTATGGCACCAATGGCATGATGAGCTATGGACAGTCGATGGGCGGTGGGAATGGCCAGGCAGCCAATCAGACGCTCAGTACTCAGATGTGGAAATAA